A single genomic interval of Stieleria maiorica harbors:
- a CDS encoding prenyltransferase/squalene oxidase repeat-containing protein yields MQNSSHSTVMTPMLPPVVTPPRRPTRINPPRQSRWGGERSSGAAAFPSPLEQPTADTPPPATPTPSTPTADGTESFEGRFHYRTLQRKLEEMPAWLFSLIVHLLLLLLLAFISTSSGQIGDLVLTITQGTDAATDEFVEFSIEPIQLEDLTAETVLEPEMDIDPLDTAASIELASLAPVLKSDELAAQPSIIELPPSRQNMFGGRSGAMKQELLRKSGGTQATEDAVALGLEWLKRQQLGDGSWSLRGPYSDGARTENKVSATAMAMIAMMGAGSTHEKGPYRKELMRAVRWLVKQQDRQGFMAVRAAPHEKMYAQAQAMIALCELYAMSRDTWLLTYAQRSCDFAVQAQSSQGGWRYQPRFDSDTSVTGWFVMGLKSGEAAGLDVDPSVWPAVGRYLDSVSASRQNDDYYAVGYSYMVGDVASPSMTAEALLCRQYMGWHRNVPGMTQGLGALVRNHPISFREPDVYYWYYATQALHHYGGPLWTQWNDKLKTELPVHQVVRGRERGSWSPQNDAWGRHAGRLYTTCFSLYCLEVYYRHMPLYDPESGAEDL; encoded by the coding sequence ATGCAAAACTCTTCGCACTCCACGGTCATGACGCCGATGCTGCCCCCCGTCGTGACGCCTCCTCGGCGGCCGACACGGATCAACCCGCCGCGTCAGAGTCGCTGGGGGGGTGAAAGGTCCAGTGGCGCGGCCGCGTTCCCATCGCCGCTGGAGCAACCAACGGCCGACACACCGCCGCCCGCTACACCAACGCCCTCTACACCAACGGCTGACGGCACGGAATCATTCGAAGGTCGTTTTCACTACCGAACGCTTCAACGCAAGCTCGAAGAGATGCCGGCGTGGCTGTTCAGTTTGATCGTCCACCTGCTGTTGCTGCTGTTGCTGGCCTTCATCAGCACCTCGTCCGGCCAGATCGGAGACCTGGTTTTGACCATCACTCAAGGCACCGACGCAGCAACGGACGAGTTTGTCGAGTTTTCGATCGAACCGATCCAGCTGGAGGATTTGACGGCCGAAACGGTGCTTGAGCCGGAAATGGACATCGATCCCTTAGACACGGCTGCGTCGATCGAATTAGCTTCACTGGCACCGGTGCTGAAGTCCGACGAGCTGGCCGCCCAGCCCTCGATCATCGAACTGCCACCGTCTCGGCAAAATATGTTTGGCGGCCGCAGCGGTGCGATGAAACAAGAATTGCTTCGAAAGTCCGGTGGGACGCAGGCGACCGAAGACGCCGTTGCGTTGGGGCTGGAATGGTTGAAACGCCAGCAACTCGGTGACGGCAGTTGGAGTCTGCGCGGGCCGTATTCCGACGGCGCCCGAACGGAGAACAAGGTCAGCGCGACCGCGATGGCCATGATCGCGATGATGGGGGCGGGCAGCACGCACGAGAAAGGTCCGTACCGGAAGGAATTGATGCGCGCCGTCCGCTGGCTGGTCAAACAACAAGACCGCCAAGGATTCATGGCGGTCCGAGCGGCGCCGCACGAAAAGATGTACGCACAAGCTCAGGCCATGATCGCACTGTGCGAGTTGTACGCGATGAGCCGTGACACTTGGCTTCTCACCTACGCTCAACGCTCGTGTGACTTTGCCGTCCAGGCCCAGTCATCACAAGGCGGTTGGCGGTATCAGCCACGTTTCGATAGCGACACCTCGGTCACCGGCTGGTTTGTGATGGGGCTGAAAAGCGGCGAAGCGGCCGGGTTGGATGTCGATCCATCGGTCTGGCCCGCTGTTGGGCGGTACCTCGATTCGGTCAGTGCGAGCCGGCAAAACGACGACTACTACGCAGTGGGCTATTCGTACATGGTCGGCGATGTGGCGTCACCGTCGATGACCGCCGAAGCGTTGCTGTGTCGTCAATACATGGGATGGCATCGCAATGTGCCCGGCATGACCCAAGGCTTGGGGGCGTTGGTCCGCAACCATCCGATCAGCTTTCGTGAACCCGATGTCTATTATTGGTACTACGCCACCCAGGCCCTGCATCACTACGGCGGCCCGCTCTGGACGCAGTGGAACGACAAACTGAAAACCGAACTGCCGGTCCACCAGGTGGTTCGGGGGCGCGAGCGCGGCAGTTGGTCCCCGCAAAACGACGCCTGGGGCCGCCACGCCGGACGGCTCTACACGACCTGCTTCTCCCTGTACTGCCTGGAAGTCTACTACCGCCACATGCCGCTGTACGATCCAGAGTCGGGCGCTGAAGACCTTTGA
- a CDS encoding sigma-70 family RNA polymerase sigma factor, which yields MVATESSLPSRSSQTPSAIEVDCDAEFLELLAHARSGNRDALGQLLQWYSNYLTILASSQLDRRLRRRLNPSDIVQEAMLAAHQDFACFRGTSQGELLCWLRTILIHTLHRSFKMHVKVEKRDIRREVSLESVSQRMENSACNLAGLLPARDPSPSAPLREREDAVRLADQLSQLRPQYREVIVLRVLQGLSFDEIAQRMDRNCGAVRMLWLRALDSFKTTVAAN from the coding sequence ATGGTCGCCACCGAATCCTCACTACCATCCCGTTCCTCCCAGACGCCGTCGGCAATCGAAGTCGACTGCGATGCGGAATTCCTGGAACTGCTCGCCCACGCCCGTAGCGGCAACCGCGACGCGCTCGGGCAATTGTTGCAGTGGTACAGCAACTACCTGACGATATTGGCCAGCTCACAGCTCGACCGCCGCCTCCGCCGCCGGTTAAACCCGTCGGACATCGTGCAAGAAGCGATGCTGGCGGCCCATCAGGACTTTGCGTGCTTTCGTGGCACCAGTCAGGGCGAATTGCTGTGTTGGTTGCGAACCATTTTGATCCACACGTTGCACCGCAGTTTTAAAATGCACGTCAAGGTGGAAAAGCGGGATATCCGCCGCGAGGTTTCCTTGGAATCGGTCAGCCAGCGGATGGAGAATTCGGCGTGCAACTTGGCCGGACTGTTGCCGGCCAGAGATCCTTCGCCCAGTGCCCCGCTGCGGGAGCGTGAAGATGCCGTGCGATTGGCCGATCAGCTCAGCCAGCTTCGGCCCCAGTACCGCGAGGTCATCGTGTTGCGTGTCCTGCAAGGCCTTTCGTTTGACGAGATCGCCCAACGGATGGACCGAAACTGCGGCGCCGTCCGAATGCTTTGGCTGCGGGCACTGGATAGCTTCAAAACCACGGTTGCGGCGAACTGA
- a CDS encoding serine/threonine-protein kinase: MVALNQSQLDDSRSDPLGLEHLSEEQQSRLTELLDQYLIALENGQRLNVDQVSRENPDLAEVFASYLEKLDALYGVVPGFQDPTETPSPEHTDKMTLGDYTILREIGRGGMGIVYEASQQSLDRRVAIKLLPLASLLDARQIARFRNEAHAAGLLQHPNIVPIYSVGSERGVHYYAMQFIDGETIDEVVSRGRTGSSAGLQAGATQIIRWAIDIAGALQVAHENGVIHRDVKPSNLMLDQAGKIWITDFGLARRQTDVTLTRSGDVIGTMRYMSPEQARGQTALIDGRADVYSLAATLYEMLTLRPAHDGADAPTILKQIDQQEVTPLRSLRPDLPRDLETVIAKAMSKCREGRYDTAADFAADLTRILEGQPTIARPPSIADRVGRFAAMHRSVVMTGAVVVSLGFIGSAFMNAKLAAAKQESDASAIRAMRGEAEARDAVDRLGLRGAEQLANIPAADSVRRQLLIDTLDYYQRFAAGAMSDPQLREDLAVTLGKIGSLHAELGDSDNALVSLTESESLYAHLAGRPNATDGIRLDWSTSQNNLAQAHVRSGNLTEAARYFARAIATQRTIADRTRGEQKLTTTLALATTLNNLGLLLSQTDASAKAEETYMEAIDLLTADGAPTDNGFRQQLATVRANLSGLLTSTSPDRAVEYALQALSGQLDTLQADRGNAKLATQTIVTLNTLGAAQSAAQHPLDAINTFNRAIEIGHELLARWPEHAAYRRDLVLSYNHLGLAYSKAGGVANARAAFDEALTLGRPLATRFSTDAETRSMLGGVLNNLGFLHQQRGDDSAAAQAYQEAIQHQSAAVRLAPQVKRFRDYLKKHQQNYRTVASTDTSIQKAAS; encoded by the coding sequence ATGGTAGCGTTGAACCAATCTCAGCTGGATGACAGTCGCTCGGATCCTTTGGGGCTGGAGCATCTGAGCGAAGAACAGCAATCGCGATTGACCGAGTTGCTCGATCAGTATCTGATCGCGCTGGAGAACGGACAACGATTGAATGTCGACCAGGTGTCCCGCGAGAACCCGGACCTTGCGGAAGTCTTCGCGAGCTATTTGGAAAAACTGGATGCGTTGTACGGCGTAGTGCCTGGGTTCCAGGATCCGACGGAAACGCCCTCGCCGGAACACACGGACAAGATGACCCTGGGCGATTACACGATTCTGCGTGAAATCGGTCGCGGCGGAATGGGGATCGTCTATGAAGCCAGCCAGCAATCACTCGATCGTCGCGTCGCGATCAAGCTGCTGCCGTTGGCGTCGCTGCTCGATGCGCGTCAAATCGCTCGCTTTAGAAACGAAGCCCACGCCGCCGGATTACTTCAACATCCAAACATCGTTCCGATTTACAGCGTCGGCAGCGAGCGTGGCGTGCATTATTACGCGATGCAGTTCATCGACGGCGAGACGATCGACGAGGTGGTGTCGCGCGGCCGCACGGGGTCTTCGGCGGGATTGCAGGCAGGGGCGACGCAGATCATCCGCTGGGCGATCGACATCGCCGGCGCGCTTCAGGTCGCTCATGAGAACGGCGTGATCCATCGAGACGTCAAACCATCCAACTTGATGCTGGATCAGGCGGGGAAAATCTGGATCACCGACTTCGGTCTTGCACGCCGCCAAACGGATGTCACCTTGACGCGGTCCGGTGACGTGATCGGAACGATGCGGTACATGAGCCCCGAGCAGGCGCGTGGTCAGACCGCCCTGATCGACGGACGGGCGGACGTTTATTCGCTCGCAGCGACGTTGTACGAAATGCTGACACTGCGTCCGGCCCACGACGGGGCGGACGCACCGACGATTTTGAAACAGATCGATCAACAAGAGGTCACGCCGTTACGCAGTCTTCGCCCCGATCTTCCTCGCGATCTGGAAACCGTGATCGCCAAAGCGATGTCAAAATGCCGCGAGGGACGCTATGACACCGCGGCGGACTTCGCCGCCGATTTGACCCGCATCCTCGAAGGCCAACCGACCATCGCTCGACCGCCTTCGATCGCCGATCGCGTCGGCCGCTTTGCAGCCATGCATCGCAGCGTGGTGATGACCGGTGCGGTGGTCGTCTCGCTGGGCTTTATCGGTTCCGCATTCATGAACGCCAAACTGGCGGCGGCGAAACAGGAATCCGATGCCAGCGCCATCCGCGCGATGCGGGGCGAGGCGGAAGCTCGGGATGCCGTCGATCGACTCGGTTTGCGAGGTGCTGAACAGCTTGCCAACATCCCCGCCGCCGATTCGGTGCGCCGTCAATTGCTGATCGACACCCTGGACTACTACCAGCGGTTCGCTGCCGGAGCGATGAGTGATCCGCAATTGCGCGAAGACTTGGCGGTGACGCTCGGCAAGATCGGTTCGCTGCATGCGGAACTGGGCGACAGTGACAACGCGCTTGTCTCGCTGACCGAAAGCGAGTCGCTCTACGCACATCTCGCCGGCCGGCCGAACGCCACCGATGGCATCCGTCTGGATTGGTCCACCAGCCAAAACAATCTGGCCCAAGCACACGTTCGATCCGGAAACCTCACCGAAGCGGCCCGCTACTTTGCCCGCGCAATCGCCACCCAACGAACGATCGCCGATCGGACACGTGGCGAACAAAAACTGACAACGACTTTGGCGCTGGCGACCACTTTAAACAATCTCGGCTTGTTGCTCAGCCAAACCGATGCGAGCGCGAAGGCCGAAGAGACGTACATGGAAGCTATCGATCTGCTGACCGCCGATGGGGCACCGACCGACAATGGTTTTCGACAACAACTCGCCACCGTCCGCGCCAACCTGAGTGGTTTGCTGACCAGCACGTCACCCGACCGCGCGGTCGAGTATGCTCTGCAGGCTCTTTCCGGCCAACTCGATACCCTCCAGGCCGATCGTGGCAACGCGAAACTGGCGACTCAAACGATCGTTACGCTCAACACACTCGGTGCCGCGCAATCGGCCGCACAGCATCCTCTGGACGCCATCAATACCTTCAATCGTGCGATCGAAATCGGCCACGAACTGCTCGCCCGCTGGCCCGAACACGCCGCTTATCGCCGCGATCTGGTCCTCAGCTACAACCATTTGGGATTGGCGTATTCCAAGGCCGGAGGCGTCGCCAATGCCCGGGCGGCGTTTGACGAAGCGCTCACGCTCGGTCGTCCGCTCGCGACCCGGTTCAGCACCGATGCGGAAACTCGCAGCATGCTCGGTGGAGTGCTGAACAACCTCGGGTTCTTGCACCAACAACGCGGCGACGATTCGGCCGCCGCCCAGGCCTACCAAGAGGCGATCCAACATCAATCCGCCGCCGTGCGACTGGCTCCGCAAGTGAAGCGATTCCGAGACTATTTGAAAAAGCATCAGCAGAACTATCGCACGGTCGCTTCGACCGACACCTCGATTCAAAAGGCCGCCTCATGA
- a CDS encoding polyketide synthase — protein MLDPELQSLLQSLRGRIRRYVVWDSVLAILAVVLSAFWVGLLVDYVPVTLGGTEMPRSARGILLSAVGLAVFVIVVRMLIDRLVRPLPDDSLALLVERHHPKLAGRLVTAVQLSRPGRSGDSHSPDLLRLVHREASQSVDEVDPGRVFRMQPLLQKAAIAGPLLLLALVFAAYSPNAFARAAARLTLLSDARWPRRAKLEMVGVDLPTVSASNIQDSDPDRLAFENGVMRLPTGSSGTLRIRAAAEDAEVPSACTVYYETDDGTRGQSNMRRVGRERDGYQSFVLDGPPLSNLASSFSFSIQGLDDRLTDYRIEAVEPPAIASMEVNVRYPEYLRDAGGENGAAYDLETTYQAGLRISEGSRVTLEAVSSLPLGDMDAVLESDGQETRLTNLQFSDDRRSVKLNLDHFRSPTAIRLVPSDPSGISAQAPFRYFLGAILDEPPSVSLSLVGIQSAVTPIARLPLECVAEDDYGVESVTALVAPSTGAQQDDGPEDENREAGDLPTTADEPIAQPLQPDRDGHAEAVIDLRELTNSGRIPALKPGGAISVYAEARDGYDLEGTHLTSSEIFRLQVVTPEELLTLLERRELGLRTRLEQTVTETQGLREQLAGFQADRFELSMERQQGETEQQTRQRELRIIGLRVQQSGLQASKTTEELTGIAESLDDLLLEMVNNRVDSKDRQERLGSGVRDPLRQIVNDSMDQLQQQIRAIEDSIDQPQSALNHTEAAIQTTDQVLLELTAVLEKMLDLESYNELLDLVRGLIQDQEQLKEDTQEERKNRVKDLFK, from the coding sequence ATGCTTGATCCTGAACTCCAATCGTTGCTTCAATCGCTCCGTGGGCGGATTCGCCGCTACGTGGTTTGGGATTCGGTGTTGGCGATTCTGGCGGTAGTACTGTCGGCGTTTTGGGTCGGGCTGCTGGTTGACTACGTGCCGGTCACGCTCGGGGGCACCGAGATGCCGCGTTCGGCGCGTGGGATCCTGTTGTCCGCGGTCGGTTTGGCGGTGTTTGTGATCGTGGTTCGGATGTTGATCGATCGGTTGGTCCGTCCGTTGCCCGATGACAGTTTGGCGCTGTTGGTCGAACGTCACCATCCGAAATTGGCGGGCCGTTTGGTGACGGCCGTTCAACTCAGCCGCCCCGGTCGTTCGGGCGATTCACATTCACCTGATCTGTTGCGTCTGGTTCACCGCGAAGCGTCGCAATCGGTGGACGAAGTGGACCCGGGACGCGTGTTTCGAATGCAGCCGCTGTTACAAAAGGCGGCCATCGCGGGACCGTTGTTGTTGTTGGCATTGGTGTTTGCGGCCTACAGCCCCAACGCGTTTGCCCGCGCGGCGGCTCGTTTGACGCTGTTGTCGGACGCTCGTTGGCCGCGGCGGGCGAAGTTGGAAATGGTCGGCGTGGATTTGCCAACCGTCAGCGCATCGAACATCCAAGATTCCGATCCTGACAGACTCGCGTTTGAAAACGGAGTGATGCGTTTGCCCACCGGCAGCAGCGGTACGCTTCGGATCCGCGCCGCAGCCGAGGATGCCGAAGTCCCCTCGGCCTGCACCGTCTACTATGAAACCGATGACGGCACGCGCGGACAATCCAACATGCGGCGGGTGGGACGTGAGCGGGACGGTTACCAGTCCTTTGTGCTCGATGGGCCGCCGCTCAGCAATCTGGCTTCGTCGTTCTCGTTTTCAATCCAGGGGCTCGACGATCGACTGACCGACTACCGGATCGAAGCGGTTGAACCGCCCGCGATCGCGTCGATGGAGGTCAATGTCCGCTATCCGGAATACCTTCGTGACGCCGGCGGCGAAAACGGGGCCGCCTATGACTTGGAAACGACTTACCAAGCGGGGTTGCGAATCAGCGAAGGCAGTCGCGTGACGTTGGAGGCCGTTTCAAGTCTGCCGCTCGGTGACATGGATGCAGTCCTCGAATCCGACGGCCAGGAAACGCGGCTGACCAATCTGCAGTTTTCCGATGACCGCCGTTCGGTGAAGTTAAACCTGGACCATTTCCGCAGCCCGACTGCCATCCGACTCGTTCCCTCTGACCCCAGCGGGATCAGCGCTCAAGCTCCGTTTCGCTATTTTCTCGGCGCCATCCTTGATGAACCGCCCAGCGTTTCGCTGTCGCTGGTAGGGATCCAGTCCGCGGTCACTCCGATCGCTCGTTTGCCGCTGGAATGCGTCGCCGAAGATGATTACGGAGTCGAGTCGGTGACGGCGCTGGTCGCGCCCAGCACCGGCGCACAGCAAGACGACGGACCCGAGGATGAGAACCGCGAAGCCGGCGATTTGCCGACGACAGCAGACGAGCCGATCGCTCAACCCCTGCAACCGGACCGCGACGGACACGCCGAAGCCGTCATCGATCTGCGTGAATTGACCAATTCCGGACGCATTCCCGCACTCAAACCCGGCGGCGCCATCAGTGTCTACGCCGAAGCGCGCGACGGATACGATCTGGAAGGCACCCATTTGACCTCCAGCGAGATTTTTCGGCTGCAGGTCGTCACCCCCGAAGAACTGTTGACGTTGCTGGAGCGTCGAGAACTGGGACTTCGCACGCGATTGGAACAGACCGTCACCGAAACCCAAGGGCTTCGCGAGCAGCTGGCGGGATTTCAAGCCGACCGATTCGAACTATCGATGGAACGCCAGCAAGGGGAAACAGAACAGCAAACGCGTCAGCGCGAGCTCCGGATCATCGGATTGCGAGTCCAGCAAAGCGGTTTGCAGGCGAGCAAAACAACCGAAGAATTAACCGGAATCGCCGAGTCACTCGACGACCTGCTGCTGGAGATGGTCAACAACCGGGTCGACTCCAAAGACCGCCAGGAAAGACTCGGCAGCGGGGTCCGCGACCCGCTACGGCAAATTGTGAACGATTCCATGGATCAGCTACAACAGCAGATCCGCGCAATCGAAGATTCCATCGACCAACCGCAGTCGGCCCTGAACCACACCGAAGCAGCGATTCAAACGACCGACCAGGTGCTATTGGAGCTGACGGCCGTTTTGGAGAAGATGCTGGACTTGGAAAGCTACAATGAATTGCTGGATTTGGTTCGCGGTCTGATTCAGGACCAAGAACAGCTCAAGGAAGATACCCAGGAAGAACGCAAAAACCGTGTCAAAGACCTCTTCAAATAG
- the lysS gene encoding lysine--tRNA ligase, with amino-acid sequence MNQNPDGGNGNGTSDDGDVTDPRVARREKLRQIEAMGIDPYGSRFDDRTLIGDCRKRISEIKFQTKDGTLLELPDVESDDVDYRQWKSDNGPGEEIGPTVRVAGRIMLARPAGKLIFLNIKDWTGSIQIFIGKKQVGENDFALAKLFDLGDLIAAEGRLGRTNTGELTVFAEKLTFQTKMLDPPPEKHAGLTNPELKQRMRYADLAFNDGTMETFLNRTRIIKSVRATLDADGFCEVEGPTLHTVAGGAAARPFETHHNALDMGLTMRIALELHLKRLMVGGMERVYELGRVYRNEGLSPRHNPEFTMLEVYQAYGDYVSMMDLTERVICDAIEAIGGGYQREYGGKTIDFTPPFKRATYAELFQEATGIDETDDAAVIEYAKKLGLDPEHKHPDVIRNEIFEEKVEDTLEGPIFVIDYPASICPLTKRKRDNPAIAERFELFISGMELANAYTELNDPDLQQKLFETQLEGLDDEESMAKMDHDFIRALRHAMPPAGGLGIGIDRLVMILTGQKSIRDVILFPVLRPSKRSENG; translated from the coding sequence ATGAATCAAAACCCCGACGGCGGCAACGGAAATGGAACTTCCGACGACGGTGATGTGACCGATCCGAGAGTGGCTCGCCGCGAAAAACTGCGACAGATTGAAGCGATGGGGATCGATCCCTATGGCTCTCGCTTTGACGACCGCACGCTGATCGGCGATTGCCGCAAGCGGATCTCGGAAATCAAGTTTCAAACCAAAGACGGCACGCTGCTGGAGTTACCCGATGTCGAATCCGACGACGTCGACTACCGCCAGTGGAAATCCGACAACGGTCCGGGTGAAGAGATCGGGCCGACCGTGCGTGTCGCCGGCCGAATCATGCTGGCCCGGCCGGCCGGCAAGCTGATCTTTCTGAACATCAAAGATTGGACGGGTTCGATTCAGATTTTCATCGGCAAAAAACAGGTCGGTGAAAACGACTTCGCGCTGGCAAAACTGTTCGATCTGGGGGATTTGATCGCCGCCGAAGGTCGGTTGGGCCGTACCAACACGGGCGAGCTGACGGTGTTTGCCGAAAAACTGACGTTCCAGACCAAGATGCTGGATCCGCCGCCGGAAAAACACGCCGGGCTGACCAACCCCGAGCTGAAGCAGCGGATGCGCTACGCCGACTTGGCGTTCAACGACGGCACCATGGAAACGTTCCTGAACCGAACGCGAATCATCAAATCGGTCCGCGCGACGCTCGACGCCGACGGGTTTTGCGAAGTCGAAGGCCCGACGTTGCACACCGTGGCCGGGGGAGCCGCGGCGCGACCCTTTGAAACGCACCACAACGCGCTCGACATGGGGTTGACCATGCGAATCGCCCTCGAACTGCACCTGAAACGTCTGATGGTCGGGGGCATGGAACGCGTCTATGAACTCGGTCGCGTTTATCGCAACGAAGGCCTGAGTCCGCGCCACAACCCCGAATTCACGATGCTGGAGGTCTATCAGGCCTATGGCGACTACGTTTCGATGATGGATTTGACCGAGCGGGTGATCTGTGACGCGATCGAAGCCATCGGTGGTGGTTACCAACGCGAGTACGGCGGCAAAACGATTGACTTCACTCCGCCGTTTAAACGGGCCACCTATGCCGAGCTCTTCCAAGAAGCGACCGGGATCGATGAAACCGACGACGCGGCCGTGATCGAGTATGCCAAGAAGCTGGGGCTGGATCCGGAACACAAACACCCCGATGTGATCCGCAACGAGATCTTTGAAGAGAAGGTCGAAGACACGCTGGAAGGCCCGATCTTTGTGATCGATTACCCGGCCAGTATTTGTCCGCTGACCAAACGCAAGCGAGATAACCCGGCGATCGCGGAACGATTTGAGTTGTTTATCAGTGGCATGGAGTTGGCCAACGCCTACACCGAATTGAACGACCCCGACTTGCAACAGAAACTGTTTGAAACGCAGTTAGAAGGTTTGGATGACGAAGAATCGATGGCCAAGATGGACCACGATTTCATCCGGGCGCTGCGTCACGCGATGCCGCCGGCCGGTGGGCTGGGAATCGGAATCGATCGGCTGGTGATGATCCTGACCGGCCAGAAATCGATTCGCGACGTGATTCTGTTCCCGGTATTGCGGCCGAGCAAACGGTCGGAAAACGGGTGA
- a CDS encoding sugar O-acetyltransferase yields the protein MDQRFQSDGRSNRERMLSGDQYIADDPELQREADRAANLVAAFNTLAGDDHSGRDRILRKLLGRVGKGTVVRPPFRCDYGYQTHLGTRVFANWGLICLDVARIEIGDDVQIGPNVQLLTATHPIEPEPRRAKWEGSRPITIADNVWLAGGVIVCPGVTIGANTVVGAGAVVTRDLPANVVAVGNPARILRAIED from the coding sequence ATGGATCAACGCTTTCAATCCGATGGTCGGTCGAATCGCGAGCGGATGCTCAGTGGTGATCAATACATCGCGGATGATCCTGAGCTTCAGCGGGAAGCCGATCGTGCGGCGAACCTGGTTGCTGCATTCAACACATTGGCAGGCGACGACCATTCCGGCCGCGATCGCATTCTTCGCAAATTGCTCGGTCGTGTTGGCAAAGGGACTGTTGTTCGCCCTCCCTTCCGATGTGATTATGGATACCAGACACACCTCGGGACGCGGGTTTTCGCCAACTGGGGGCTGATCTGTCTCGACGTGGCTCGGATTGAGATCGGTGATGATGTCCAAATCGGTCCCAATGTGCAGCTCCTCACTGCGACGCACCCGATTGAACCCGAACCACGTCGAGCGAAGTGGGAAGGATCACGGCCGATCACGATCGCAGACAACGTCTGGCTTGCGGGCGGCGTCATCGTCTGCCCGGGTGTTACCATTGGTGCCAATACGGTCGTCGGTGCCGGTGCGGTCGTAACTCGCGACCTTCCCGCAAACGTTGTTGCTGTCGGCAACCCTGCGAGAATTCTGCGTGCGATTGAGGATTAG